The Arachis hypogaea cultivar Tifrunner chromosome 16, arahy.Tifrunner.gnm2.J5K5, whole genome shotgun sequence genome contains a region encoding:
- the LOC112754366 gene encoding cytochrome P450 76A2, producing the protein MKMNKPLTTLPKSQAIMDTPSYYPLSLLLLLSLPPLLTFFLLRRRHSSSYRQPPGPPGWPIFGNLFQLGDMPHRTLANLSHTYGPVVRLQLGAINTVAILSAKTATEFFKSHDHNFADRTIIQTMRVHNYDKSSLALAPYGPYWRLMRRLVTVDMLVAKRINDTAPVRRRCVNDMVSWVAKEAKKVKAGEGVHVARFVFLMSFNLFGNLMLSQDMFDPESETGSDLFKAIMGLLEWTGHANVADVFPWLVWVDPQGLQRRMKRDMGKAIDIASKFVKERLQLQHSDDMARKDFLDVLLQFQGGGGEEARNISDKDLNVFILEIFMAGSETTSSTIEWALTELLCNRNCLIKVKSELNRVVGTARELEESDIEKLPYLQAVVKETLRLHPPIPLLVPRRAIQDTKFMGYYIPKDTQVFVNAWAIGRDPDVWKDPLTFKPERFIFCDGGSKVDYKGQHYEFIPFGAGRRMCAGVPLAHRVLHLVLGSLLHRFDWELDSHVTPSTMDMRDKLGITMRKLEPLLAVPKLVAPS; encoded by the exons ATGAAGATGAATAAGCCTTTGACAACATTGCCAAAATCTCAAGCAATCATGGACACTCCTTCATATTACCCTCTCTCACTCCTCCTACTCCTCTCCCTTCCGCCTCTTCTCACATTCTTCCTCCTCCGCCGCCGCCACTCCTCCTCCTACCGCCAGCCTCCAGGACCACCAGGATGGCCAATTTTCGGCAACTTATTCCAGCTCGGAGACATGCCACACCGCACCCTCGCAAACCTAAGCCATACCTACGGCCCCGTTGTGCGCCTCCAGCTGGGAGCCATCAACACCGTCGCCATCCTCAGCGCCAAAACCGCCACTGAGTTCTTCAAGTCCCACGACCACAACTTCGCCGACAGGACAATCATTCAAACCATGCGAGTCCACAACTACGACAAGTCCTCTTTAGCCCTTGCCCCTTACGGCCCTTACTGGCGCCTCATGCGCCGCCTCGTCACGGTGGACATGCTCGTCGCGAAACGCATCAACGATACCGCTCCCGTCCGGCGCAGGTGCGTCAACGACATGGTTTCCTGGGTAGCAAAAGAAGCTAAAAAAGTCAAAGCCGGCGAAGGTGTCCACGTGGCAAGATTCGTGTTCTTGATGTCGTTCAATCTGTTCGGGAACCTTATGCTTTCCCAAGACATGTTTGACCCGGAATCGGAAACAGGTTCGGATCTGTTTAAAGCAATCATGGGGCTTTTGGAGTGGACGGGGCACGCGAACGTGGCGGACGTGTTCCCGTGGCTTGTGTGGGTGGACCCGCAGGGGCTGCAGCGGAGGATGAAGAGGGACATGGGAAAGGCCATTGATATTGCTTCCAAGTTCGTGAAGGAGCGGTTGCAGTTGCAGCATAGTGATGATATGGCTAGAAAGGATTTCTTGGATGTGCTGCTTCAATTTCAGGGCGGTGGCGGTGAGGAGGCACGGAATATCTCCGACAAGGACCTCAACGTATTCATTTTG GAAATATTCATGGCTGGATCAGAAACTACAAGCAGCACGATAGAGTGGGCACTCACAGAGCTTCTGTGCAACCGTAATTGCTTAATAAAGGTAAAATCCGAGCTCAATAGAGTGGTTGGAACCGCAAGGGAACTCGAAGAGAGTGACATAGAAAAGCTCCCATACCTTCAAGCTGTGGTGAAAGAAACACTTCGCTTGCACCCTCCCATTCCGTTGCTTGTTCCTCGAAGGGCCATTCAGGACACAAAGTTCATGGGATACTACATACCAAAAGACACGCAGGTCTTCGTGAATGCGTGGGCCATTGGAAGGGACCCAGATGTGTGGAAAGACCCTTTGACCTTCAAGCCTGAAAGGTTTATTTTTTGTGATGGTGGGTCAAAGGTAGATTATAAAGGTCAACACTATGAGTTCATTCCATTTGGTGCTGGGAGGAGGATGTGTGCGGGGGTCCCACTAGCCCACAGGGTCCTCCACTTGGTGTTGGGGTCATTGCTACATCGCTTTGATTGGGAGCTTGATAGCCATGTCACGCCATCAACCATGGATATGAGGGACAAATTGGGAATTACAATGAGGAAGCTTGAGCCCTTGCTTGCAGTGCCGAAGCTTGTTGCTCCATCATGA